From a single Brassica oleracea var. oleracea cultivar TO1000 chromosome C5, BOL, whole genome shotgun sequence genomic region:
- the LOC106292642 gene encoding scarecrow-like protein 31 has protein sequence MESNFSGTVNGFKYYDVGFLPNQNPNLGFGVPSSSDFDLRLDHWVPATQQDQGFDLHHQQQYSPPADEIDSENTLLKYVNQLLMEGTLAEEQTTFYDSLALRQTEQMLQQVISDSQAQSTYTIPANSITSSSTTGGGSSYWSSTSNSSVGGQVLYDDDAVGDSGVISFQGPNTLRGFTQPTSEILVGSMFTDTDSVNQFKRGLEEASKFLPNTDQWIFNPDHEVKEERGLSARKNRHRREEEEEDLEEARSSKQSALTVVEDIKLTELFDKVLLLDGESDPQVIEEGDSVSSKPQVAKKEGGRTKKKSQTFDFRTLLTLCAQSISAGDKITADDLLRQIRKQCTPLGDASQRLAYFFAKALQARLEGSSGSTIQSYYDSIASKKRTAAQTLKSYHVFLSASPFMTLMYFYSNKMILDAAKDASVLHVIDFGILYGFQWPMFIQNISKSKTGPRKLRITGVEIPQNGFRPTERIDDTGRRLTEYCKRFGVPFEYNAIASRNWETIRLEEFKIRPNEVLAVNTALRLKNLRDVTPGGEEDCPRDAFLKLIRDMKPDVFLSSTVNGSFNAPFFTTRFKEALFHYSSLLDMFGSTLSKENPERIHFEGEFYGREVMNVIACEGVDRVERPETYKQWQVRMMRAGFKQKPVEGELVESFRVKMKKWGYHKNFVLDEDSNWFLQGWKGRILFSSSCWVPS, from the coding sequence ATGGAATCGAACTTCTCTGGAACGGTCAACGGTTTCAAGTATTATGATGTTGGTTTCTTACCAAATCAGAATCCTAATCTCGGCTTCGGTGTTCCTTCCTCCAGCGACTTCGATCTCCGTTTGGATCATTGGGTTCCAGCAACACAACAAGATCAAGGTTTTGATCTTCATCATCAACAACAGTACTCTCCTCCGGCTGATGAGATTGACTCCGAGAATACCCTCTTGAAATACGTAAACCAGCTCCTCATGGAAGGGACTCTCGCCGAGGAGCAGACTACGTTCTACGATTCTTTGGCTCTACGACAAACCGAGCAAATGTTGCAGCAAGTCATAAGCGACTCACAAGCTCAATCTACGTATACTATTCCTGCTAATTCGATTACTAGTAGTAGTACTACTGGTGGTGGTAGTAGTTACTGGAGCAGTACTAGCAATTCTAGTGTCGGAGGCCAAGTGTTGTATGATGATGATGCTGTTGGTGATTCTGGTGTTATTTCGTTTCAAGGACCAAACACTTTGCGTGGATTCACACAGCCAACGAGTGAGATTCTCGTCGGGAGCATGTTTACTGATACAGATTCAGTTAACCAGTTCAAGAGAGGCCTTGAGGAAGCTAGCAAGTTTCTTCCTAACACCGATCAATGGATCTTCAATCCCGATCACGAGGTGAAAGAAGAGAGAGGATTGTCAGCTAGGAAAAATCGTCACCGGCGGGAAGAAGAAGAAGAAGATCTAGAGGAAGCTAGGAGCAGCAAACAATCTGCTTTGACGGTTGTCGAAGATATTAAACTAACAGAGCTCTTTGACAAAGTCCTCCTTCTCGACGGCGAAAGCGATCCGCAAGTCATCGAAGAAGGCGACAGCGTTTCAAGCAAGCCTCAGGTCGCCAAGAAAGAAGGAGGCCGCACCAAAAAGAAGAGCCAAACATTTGATTTCCGCACGCTTCTCACTCTATGCGCGCAATCCATTTCAGCAGGGGACAAGATCACAGCCGACGATTTGCTGAGACAAATAAGGAAACAATGCACGCCTCTGGGCGACGCGTCCCAGAGGCTGGCTTACTTCTTCGCCAAGGCGCTCCAGGCGCGTCTCGAAGGTAGCTCTGGATCCACGATCCAGAGCTACTACGACTCCATCGCCTCCAAGAAACGAACGGCCGCTCAGACTCTTAAGTCCTACCACGTGTTCTTGTCCGCGTCTCCCTTCATGACTTTGATGTACTTCTACTCAAACAAGATGATTCTCGACGCTGCGAAAGACGCTTCCGTGCTTCACGTGATAGACTTTGGGATCCTCTACGGTTTCCAGTGGCCTATGTTTATACAGAATATATCAAAAAGCAAGACCGGGCCGAGGAAGCTACGGATAACGGGTGTAGAGATTCCTCAGAACGGGTTCCGTCCTACGGAGAGGATAGATGATACGGGACGGAGACTCACGGAGTATTGCAAACGGTTCGGTGTTCCGTTTGAGTATAACGCTATCGCGTCCAGGAACTGGGAGACGATACGGTTGGAAGAGTTCAAGATCCGACCAAACGAAGTTCTCGCGGTTAACACTGCTCTCAGGCTCAAGAACCTTAGGGACGTGACTCCGGGAGGGGAAGAGGATTGTCCTAGAGACGCGTTCTTGAAACTGATCAGAGACATGAAGCCTGACGTGTTCCTCAGCTCGACGGTCAACGGGTCTTTCAACGCCCCGTTCTTCACGACGAGGTTCAAAGAAGCTTTGTTTCATTACTCGTCGCTGTTAGACATGTTTGGTTCGACTCTTTCCAAGGAGAACCCGGAGAGGATACATTTCGAAGGGGAGTTTTACGGGAGGGAAGTGATGAACGTGATCGCTTGCGAAGGAGTGGATAGGGTTGAGAGGCCGGAGACTTACAAGCAGTGGCAGGTGAGGATGATGAGGGCTGGGTTTAAGCAGAAGCCTGTGGAGGGAGAGCTTGTGGAGTCGTTTAGGGTGAAGATGAAGAAGTGGGGTTACCATAAAAACTTTGTGCTTGATGAAGATAGTAACTGGTTCTTGCAGGGCTGGAAAGGTCGCATCCTGTTCTCTTCTTCTTGTTGGGTCCCTTCTTAG
- the LOC106293754 gene encoding cell wall integrity and stress response component 1-like — MDDKWKVSKKDASSSSSSSSKSKFSRSFSTSASSTKAPVFIRSSSTKCSVSSSSSSISSSSSKKEKGSSSSSITQKYSSLAKEQKGRFYIMRRCVAMLVCWHKHDS, encoded by the coding sequence ATGGACGATAAGTGGAAGGTGTCGAAAAAGGATGCATCGTCCTCATCTTCTAGTTCCTCTAAATCCAAGTTCTCTAGAAGCTTCTCAACGAGTGCTTCATCCACAAAGGCTCCTGTATTTATACGGAGCTCGTCCACCAAATGCTCAGTGTCATCTTCTTCATCTTCCATCTCCAGTAGCTCATCGAAAAAAGAGAAGGGATCATCGTCATCTTCCATTACCCAAAAGTACAGTAGCTTGGCCAAAGAACAAAAAGGAAGGTTTTATATCATGAGAAGGTGTGTGGCTATGCTTGTCTGTTGGCATAAACATGATTCCTAG
- the LOC106293586 gene encoding telomere repeat-binding protein 5-like isoform X1, which yields MVLQRRLDYGFNGYEVPPTPRATRSPRKSAFKKNQISSFDLLAAVAGDLLLESGGNSSSSSNNAIGDGNEEDQCAVKTEPLYGGVQKVVEERNCDHIHDNNAERRFFVSEILPKTHGMESFDRSPPPPKDFHFGSTSGVTSDSSEKLGTQELGQSVCFRSETNDKISMHGRLTNNCEPELTRNVVAEDKHHIGSCFKKPIPPSVCSDDGENFSARYTTKTFRSTLRIGDRKIKKVLASKYCKVSSKQKDTTVNNSDLDLKPSYYNKKPCLKSLRSERRYPIKKRRYFDGYTASQSEETPKKGSGFMSTIACQKQPALQSRDSHVKLGIKSFKVPELFIEIPETATVGSLKRTVLEAVTTILEGGLRIGVLVHGKKVRDDSKMLLQSGISLDTLSDTLGFCLEPNPPQSTKPLSPEDSDCVRPFNVPHSLTRCLASQGKHAKPSNSVESDLDSKPSAPNRAKPVYSRALIPVAPPLHAQALNVVPPRKPKRSEVAQRRIRRPFSVAEVEVLVQAVERLGTGRWRDVKLRAFDNAKHRTYVDLKDKWKTLVHTARISPQQRRGEPVPQELLDRVLMAHAYWSQQQGKQQLLEGPHKLETSLGL from the exons ATGGTGTTGCAAAGGAGGCTTGATTATGGATTCAATGGCTATGAGGTGCCTCCTACACCTCGAGCTACAAGATCACCAAGA AAGAGTGCTTTCAAGAAGAATCAAATATCTTCCTTCGATTTGTTGGCTGCAGTAGCTGGAGACCTTCTGCTTGAAAGTGGTGGCAATTCTTCTTCCTCAAGTAACAACGCCATAGGGGATGGTAATGAAGAAGATCAGTGTGCGGTTAAGACAGAACCGCTTTATGGCGGTGTTCAAAAGGTGGTAGAGGAGAGAAACTGTGATCACATTCATGACAATAATGCTGAAAGGAGATTCTTTGTCTCTGAGATCCTTCCAAAAACTCATGGAATGGAAAGCTTCGATAGATCTCCACCCCCTCCCAAAGATTTCCATTTTGGATCTACCTCTGGTGTAACTTCTGATTCCTCGGAGAAGCTTGGCACTCAAGAATTAGGTCAGAGTGTTTGTTTTAGGTCAGAGACTAACGATAAGATATCAATGCATGGGAGGCTAACAAATAATTGTGAACCAGAGTTAACAAGGAATGTTGTAGCCGAGGATAAGCATCATATAGGTAGTTGCTTCAAGAAACCAATTCCTCCTTCGGTATGCTCTGATGATGGTGAAAACTTCTCAGCACGTTACACAACAAAAACATTTAGGTCAACCCTTAGAATAGGAGATAGAAAAATAAAGAAAGTTTTGGCTTCAAAGTATTGTAAAGTCTCTTCAAAGCAGAAAGATACAACGGTTAATAATTCAG ACTTAGACCTGAAGCCTAGTTACTACAACAAGAAACCTTGTCTGAAAAGCTTAAGATCAGAGAGGAGATATCCAATCAAGAAAAGAAGATACTTTGATGGTTATACAGCTTCACAATCAGAAGAAACACCTAAAAAGG GTTCAGGTTTTATGTCAACCATAGCTTGTCAGAAGCAGCCAGCTTTACAATCAAGAGATTCTCACG TGAAACTTGGAATCAAGTCATTTAAAGTTCCTGAACTTTTCATTGAAATTCCAGAGACTGCTACTGTTGGTTCGCTTAAG AGGACAGTGTTGGAAGCTGTGACCACCATACTTGAAGGTGGACTACGCATAGGTGTTCTTGTCCATGGAAAAAAAGTTAGAGACGACAGTAAAATGCTTCTTCAGAGTGGAATCTCTCTAGACACTCTCTCAGACACCTTAGGCTTTTGTCTTGAGCCCAATCCTCCACAATCCACAAAACCGCTGTCTCCTGAAGATTCTGATTGTGTCCGTCCATTTAATGTACCTCACTCTCTAACAAG GTGTCTTGCATCACAAGGGAAACATGCTAAACCTAGTAACTCTGTAGAAAGTGACCTTGACTCCAAACCCTCTGCACCAAATAGGGCCAAACCCGTCTACTCCAGAGCATTGATTCCTGTAGCTCCTCCTCTGCATGCTCAGGCTTTAAACGTAGTCCCACCTCGGAAACCTAAGCGGTCTGAGGTGGCTCAGCGCAGAATCCGTAGACCTTTCTCTGTTGCAGAAGTTGAGGTCCTTGTTCAAGCTGTGGAGAGACTTGGGACCGGAAG GTGGCGTGACGTAAAGCTGCGAGCGTTTGATAATGCAAAGCACCGGACTTATGTCGATTTGAAG GATAAGTGGAAAACGCTGGTGCACACAGCAAGAATATCGCCACAACAAAGGAGAGGTGAGCCAGTTCCACAGGAGCTCTTAGACAGGGTACTGATGGCTCATGCCTACTGGTCCCAGCAACAAGGGAAACAACAGTTGCTGGAGGGACCCCATAAGCTCGAGACCAGTCTTGGTCTATAG
- the LOC106293676 gene encoding LOW QUALITY PROTEIN: putative F-box/LRR-repeat protein 9 (The sequence of the model RefSeq protein was modified relative to this genomic sequence to represent the inferred CDS: deleted 1 base in 1 codon; substituted 1 base at 1 genomic stop codon): MASSSSSSLLQTMIKEGEHRNWADLPPELTSLILQRLGAVEIVEKAEKVCRSWRSVCKDPSMWRKIEMRSLDPWQHKYHEKICCHAVDRSQGGLVEIHLXNFCTNSLLSYIAHSSGNLIGIKVSMCNLITSKGLAEAVVKLPLLEELEVSDCSFIGYCSSLGDTLKVVGQSCPNLTTLKENCVGYSHSRDKSDYVALAIAETMPGLRHLQLFGNKLTEAGLNAILDSCPNLEHLDLRNCFNVNLAGDLEKRCVERIKVVRRPNEPIHDYPFDATVNLAEDGYPDDFSDGSIPEDDYSHHSLSEILDFELQYFYD; this comes from the exons ATGGCTTCCTCGTCGTCATCTTCTTTGTTACAAACGATGATAAAGGAAGGAGAACATAGAAACTGGGCGGATCTTCCTCCGGAACTGACGTCGTTAATTCTTCAGCGTCTTGGCGCGGTTGAGATAGTGGAAAAAGCAGAGAAAGTGTGCAGATCGTGGCGTAGCGTCTGTAAAGACCCCTCGATGTGGCGTAAAATTGAGATGCGTAGCCTTGATCCCTGGCAACACAAGTATCATGAGAAAATTTGCTGCCATGCAGTTGATCGTAGCCAA GGCGGCTTGGTTGAGATCCATCTGTGAAACTTTTGTACTAACTCTCTCCTCAGCTACATCGCCCATAG TTCAGGAAATCTTATAGGCATTAAAGTTTCAATGTGCAATCTAATAACAAGCAAGGGACTAGCCGAAGCAGTCGTGAAACTCCCATTGCTTGAAGAACTCGAGGTTTCAGACTGCTCATTTATAGGATACTGCTCATCATTAGGAGACACTCTGAAAGTTGTAGGCCAGTCTTGTCCAAATCTGACGACATTGAAAGAAAACTGTGTGGGTTACAGTCATTCTAGAGACAAGAGTGATTATGTTGCTCTAGCAATCGCTGAAACAATGCCTGGACTTCGCCACCTCCAGCTTTTTGGGAACAAATTAACGGAAGCCGGTTTAAACGCCATTCTTGATAGCTGTCCTAACCTGGAACATCTTGATTTACGCAATTGTTTCAACGTTAACCTTGCTGGGGATCTGGAGAAGCGGTGTGTCGAGAGGATCAAAGTTGTGAGACGCCCTAATGAACCGATCCATGATTACCCATTTGACGCGACCGTGAATTTAGCAGAAGATGGCTACCCTGACGACTTCTCTGATGGTAGTATACCAGAAGATGATTACAGTCACCATAGCCTCAGCGAAATTTTGGACTTTGAACTGCAGTACTTCTATGATTAA
- the LOC106293586 gene encoding telomere repeat-binding protein 5-like isoform X2 — translation MVLQRRLDYGFNGYEVPPTPRATRSPRKSAFKKNQISSFDLLAAVAGDLLLESGGNSSSSSNNAIGDGNEEDQCAVKTEPLYGGVQKVVEERNCDHIHDNNAERRFFVSEILPKTHGMESFDRSPPPPKDFHFGSTSGVTSDSSEKLGTQELGQSVCFRSETNDKISMHGRLTNNCEPELTRNVVAEDKHHIGSCFKKPIPPSVCSDDGENFSARYTTKTFRSTLRIGDRKIKKVLASKYCKVSSKQKDTTVNNSDLDLKPSYYNKKPCLKSLRSERRYPIKKRRYFDGYTASQSEETPKKGFMSTIACQKQPALQSRDSHVKLGIKSFKVPELFIEIPETATVGSLKRTVLEAVTTILEGGLRIGVLVHGKKVRDDSKMLLQSGISLDTLSDTLGFCLEPNPPQSTKPLSPEDSDCVRPFNVPHSLTRCLASQGKHAKPSNSVESDLDSKPSAPNRAKPVYSRALIPVAPPLHAQALNVVPPRKPKRSEVAQRRIRRPFSVAEVEVLVQAVERLGTGRWRDVKLRAFDNAKHRTYVDLKDKWKTLVHTARISPQQRRGEPVPQELLDRVLMAHAYWSQQQGKQQLLEGPHKLETSLGL, via the exons ATGGTGTTGCAAAGGAGGCTTGATTATGGATTCAATGGCTATGAGGTGCCTCCTACACCTCGAGCTACAAGATCACCAAGA AAGAGTGCTTTCAAGAAGAATCAAATATCTTCCTTCGATTTGTTGGCTGCAGTAGCTGGAGACCTTCTGCTTGAAAGTGGTGGCAATTCTTCTTCCTCAAGTAACAACGCCATAGGGGATGGTAATGAAGAAGATCAGTGTGCGGTTAAGACAGAACCGCTTTATGGCGGTGTTCAAAAGGTGGTAGAGGAGAGAAACTGTGATCACATTCATGACAATAATGCTGAAAGGAGATTCTTTGTCTCTGAGATCCTTCCAAAAACTCATGGAATGGAAAGCTTCGATAGATCTCCACCCCCTCCCAAAGATTTCCATTTTGGATCTACCTCTGGTGTAACTTCTGATTCCTCGGAGAAGCTTGGCACTCAAGAATTAGGTCAGAGTGTTTGTTTTAGGTCAGAGACTAACGATAAGATATCAATGCATGGGAGGCTAACAAATAATTGTGAACCAGAGTTAACAAGGAATGTTGTAGCCGAGGATAAGCATCATATAGGTAGTTGCTTCAAGAAACCAATTCCTCCTTCGGTATGCTCTGATGATGGTGAAAACTTCTCAGCACGTTACACAACAAAAACATTTAGGTCAACCCTTAGAATAGGAGATAGAAAAATAAAGAAAGTTTTGGCTTCAAAGTATTGTAAAGTCTCTTCAAAGCAGAAAGATACAACGGTTAATAATTCAG ACTTAGACCTGAAGCCTAGTTACTACAACAAGAAACCTTGTCTGAAAAGCTTAAGATCAGAGAGGAGATATCCAATCAAGAAAAGAAGATACTTTGATGGTTATACAGCTTCACAATCAGAAGAAACACCTAAAAAGG GTTTTATGTCAACCATAGCTTGTCAGAAGCAGCCAGCTTTACAATCAAGAGATTCTCACG TGAAACTTGGAATCAAGTCATTTAAAGTTCCTGAACTTTTCATTGAAATTCCAGAGACTGCTACTGTTGGTTCGCTTAAG AGGACAGTGTTGGAAGCTGTGACCACCATACTTGAAGGTGGACTACGCATAGGTGTTCTTGTCCATGGAAAAAAAGTTAGAGACGACAGTAAAATGCTTCTTCAGAGTGGAATCTCTCTAGACACTCTCTCAGACACCTTAGGCTTTTGTCTTGAGCCCAATCCTCCACAATCCACAAAACCGCTGTCTCCTGAAGATTCTGATTGTGTCCGTCCATTTAATGTACCTCACTCTCTAACAAG GTGTCTTGCATCACAAGGGAAACATGCTAAACCTAGTAACTCTGTAGAAAGTGACCTTGACTCCAAACCCTCTGCACCAAATAGGGCCAAACCCGTCTACTCCAGAGCATTGATTCCTGTAGCTCCTCCTCTGCATGCTCAGGCTTTAAACGTAGTCCCACCTCGGAAACCTAAGCGGTCTGAGGTGGCTCAGCGCAGAATCCGTAGACCTTTCTCTGTTGCAGAAGTTGAGGTCCTTGTTCAAGCTGTGGAGAGACTTGGGACCGGAAG GTGGCGTGACGTAAAGCTGCGAGCGTTTGATAATGCAAAGCACCGGACTTATGTCGATTTGAAG GATAAGTGGAAAACGCTGGTGCACACAGCAAGAATATCGCCACAACAAAGGAGAGGTGAGCCAGTTCCACAGGAGCTCTTAGACAGGGTACTGATGGCTCATGCCTACTGGTCCCAGCAACAAGGGAAACAACAGTTGCTGGAGGGACCCCATAAGCTCGAGACCAGTCTTGGTCTATAG
- the LOC106293586 gene encoding telomere repeat-binding protein 5-like isoform X3, which translates to MVLQRRLDYGFNGYEVPPTPRATRSPRKSAFKKNQISSFDLLAAVAGDLLLESGGNSSSSSNNAIGDGNEEDQCAVKTEPLYGGVQKVVEERNCDHIHDNNAERRFFVSEILPKTHGMESFDRSPPPPKDFHFGSTSGVTSDSSEKLGTQELGQSVCFRSETNDKISMHGRLTNNCEPELTRNVVAEDKHHIGSCFKKPIPPSVCSDDGENFSARYTTKTFRSTLRIGDRKIKKVLASKYCKVSSKQKDTTVNNSDLDLKPSYYNKKPCLKSLRSERRYPIKKRRYFDGYTASQSEETPKKGSGFMSTIACQKQPALQSRDSHVKLGIKSFKVPELFIEIPETATVGSLKRTVLEAVTTILEGGLRIGVLVHGKKVRDDSKMLLQSGISLDTLSDTLGFCLEPNPPQSTKPLSPEDSDCVRPFNVPHSLTRCLASQGKHAKPSNSVESDLDSKPSAPNRAKPVYSRALIPVAPPLHAQALNVVPPRKPKRSEVAQRRIRRPFSVAEVEVLVQAVERLGTGRWRDVKLRAFDNAKHRTYVDLKI; encoded by the exons ATGGTGTTGCAAAGGAGGCTTGATTATGGATTCAATGGCTATGAGGTGCCTCCTACACCTCGAGCTACAAGATCACCAAGA AAGAGTGCTTTCAAGAAGAATCAAATATCTTCCTTCGATTTGTTGGCTGCAGTAGCTGGAGACCTTCTGCTTGAAAGTGGTGGCAATTCTTCTTCCTCAAGTAACAACGCCATAGGGGATGGTAATGAAGAAGATCAGTGTGCGGTTAAGACAGAACCGCTTTATGGCGGTGTTCAAAAGGTGGTAGAGGAGAGAAACTGTGATCACATTCATGACAATAATGCTGAAAGGAGATTCTTTGTCTCTGAGATCCTTCCAAAAACTCATGGAATGGAAAGCTTCGATAGATCTCCACCCCCTCCCAAAGATTTCCATTTTGGATCTACCTCTGGTGTAACTTCTGATTCCTCGGAGAAGCTTGGCACTCAAGAATTAGGTCAGAGTGTTTGTTTTAGGTCAGAGACTAACGATAAGATATCAATGCATGGGAGGCTAACAAATAATTGTGAACCAGAGTTAACAAGGAATGTTGTAGCCGAGGATAAGCATCATATAGGTAGTTGCTTCAAGAAACCAATTCCTCCTTCGGTATGCTCTGATGATGGTGAAAACTTCTCAGCACGTTACACAACAAAAACATTTAGGTCAACCCTTAGAATAGGAGATAGAAAAATAAAGAAAGTTTTGGCTTCAAAGTATTGTAAAGTCTCTTCAAAGCAGAAAGATACAACGGTTAATAATTCAG ACTTAGACCTGAAGCCTAGTTACTACAACAAGAAACCTTGTCTGAAAAGCTTAAGATCAGAGAGGAGATATCCAATCAAGAAAAGAAGATACTTTGATGGTTATACAGCTTCACAATCAGAAGAAACACCTAAAAAGG GTTCAGGTTTTATGTCAACCATAGCTTGTCAGAAGCAGCCAGCTTTACAATCAAGAGATTCTCACG TGAAACTTGGAATCAAGTCATTTAAAGTTCCTGAACTTTTCATTGAAATTCCAGAGACTGCTACTGTTGGTTCGCTTAAG AGGACAGTGTTGGAAGCTGTGACCACCATACTTGAAGGTGGACTACGCATAGGTGTTCTTGTCCATGGAAAAAAAGTTAGAGACGACAGTAAAATGCTTCTTCAGAGTGGAATCTCTCTAGACACTCTCTCAGACACCTTAGGCTTTTGTCTTGAGCCCAATCCTCCACAATCCACAAAACCGCTGTCTCCTGAAGATTCTGATTGTGTCCGTCCATTTAATGTACCTCACTCTCTAACAAG GTGTCTTGCATCACAAGGGAAACATGCTAAACCTAGTAACTCTGTAGAAAGTGACCTTGACTCCAAACCCTCTGCACCAAATAGGGCCAAACCCGTCTACTCCAGAGCATTGATTCCTGTAGCTCCTCCTCTGCATGCTCAGGCTTTAAACGTAGTCCCACCTCGGAAACCTAAGCGGTCTGAGGTGGCTCAGCGCAGAATCCGTAGACCTTTCTCTGTTGCAGAAGTTGAGGTCCTTGTTCAAGCTGTGGAGAGACTTGGGACCGGAAG GTGGCGTGACGTAAAGCTGCGAGCGTTTGATAATGCAAAGCACCGGACTTATGTCGATTTGAAG ATTTGA